In a genomic window of Macaca nemestrina isolate mMacNem1 chromosome 18, mMacNem.hap1, whole genome shotgun sequence:
- the LOC105482927 gene encoding transmembrane protein 265 isoform X1, which yields MRTECSEGWSLSKQGQGLSCWAHKYLDYRPQVMEDEEKAVEILMGNTEAAHPPSPIRCCWLRLRCLAATSIICGCSCLGVVALVFAIKAEERHKAGRSEEAVRWGARARKFILASFAVWLALLTLGPLLLWLLSYAIAQAE from the exons ATGAGAACAGAGTGCTCCGAGGGGTGGAGTCTGAGCAAGCAAGGCCAAGGGCTCAGTTGTTGGGCTCACAAGTACCTTGACTATCGCCCACAGGTGATGGAGGACGAGGAGAAGGCAGTGGAGATCTTGATGGGCAACACGGAAGCTGCTCATCCTCCATCCCCCATCCGCTGCTGCTGGCTCCGCCTCCGCTGCTTGGCAGCTACTAGCATTATCTGTGGCTGCTCTTGCCTGGGAGTCGTGGCTCTGGTGTTTGCCATCAAG GCAGAAGAGCGGCATAAAGCAGGCCGGTCCGAGGAGGCAGTGCGCTGGGGGGCCCGGGCCCGGAAATTCATCCTGGCCAGCTTTGCTGTCTGGCTTGCTCTCCTCACTCTGGGTCCCCTGCTGCTGTGGTTGCTCTCCTACGCCATCGCTCAGGCTGAGTGA
- the LOC105482927 gene encoding transmembrane protein 265 isoform X2, translating to MEDEEKAVEILMGNTEAAHPPSPIRCCWLRLRCLAATSIICGCSCLGVVALVFAIKAEERHKAGRSEEAVRWGARARKFILASFAVWLALLTLGPLLLWLLSYAIAQAE from the exons ATGGAGGACGAGGAGAAGGCAGTGGAGATCTTGATGGGCAACACGGAAGCTGCTCATCCTCCATCCCCCATCCGCTGCTGCTGGCTCCGCCTCCGCTGCTTGGCAGCTACTAGCATTATCTGTGGCTGCTCTTGCCTGGGAGTCGTGGCTCTGGTGTTTGCCATCAAG GCAGAAGAGCGGCATAAAGCAGGCCGGTCCGAGGAGGCAGTGCGCTGGGGGGCCCGGGCCCGGAAATTCATCCTGGCCAGCTTTGCTGTCTGGCTTGCTCTCCTCACTCTGGGTCCCCTGCTGCTGTGGTTGCTCTCCTACGCCATCGCTCAGGCTGAGTGA